The nucleotide window gaaagatTATATTTCATTgataatagtacaaagacaatacatCGCCTGTTGAAAATGagcaattttattgctttttggaaaatatatgctcattttgaatttgatatcagcaactcgTTTCAGAAAaggtgggacggggcaacaaaagactgaaaaagttgtgtaatctcatctcattatctctagccgctttatccttctacagggtcgcaggcaagctggagcctatcccagctgactacgggcgaaaggcggggtacaccctggacaagtcgccaggtcatcacagggctgacacatagacacagacaaccattcacactcacattcacacctacgctcaattttagagtcaccagttaacctaacctgcatgtctttggactgtgggggaaaccggagcacctggaggaaacccacgcagacacggggagaacatgcaaactccacacagagaggccctcgccggccacggggctcgaacctggaccttccctgctgtgaggcgacagcgctaaccactacaccaccatgccgcccaagttgtgtaatgcttaaaaataataataatttggttaattggcaacaggtcagtaaaattattgggtgtaaaaagagcatcccagagagctggagtctctcagaagtaaagatggagaggggttcactgctctgtgaaagactgtgtgggcaaacagtgcaacagtttaagaataacattcctcaatgtaaaattacaaagaatttggggatcacatcatctattgaACATAATATCAATAAGCCCTAGAACTTGATGTAGTCATGTTCTTTTTCTTTGTAGCAAGCAAAGATCTTCAACAGAGCAGGACTCACCCCAGGTACATTTGCTGAAGTGTTCTGCTATACCATCGCAATGTTGCTTCATATTTCATTCTTATTTTTAAGTCCTTATTATACATGGCTGAAGTTGCTTTATTTTTCACAGCCATGCAGTGTTCATCATGAGTGGTCTGATGAAGAGTCAAATGTATTTGGACATTATGACACCAAAAATAAATTCGGAGGCAGTGATTTTTTTCTCAGCTCCTCAAGGTGAGAAGCACATCAAGTTACATACTTGGAGCATACTGTTTTATAAAGCACTGTGGTGCTGGCATGTACATATGACAAAAATACCATGATTTGTTTTGTAGGGTATCACCAGAGGGAATGAAGTCCCCAGTTATGAGAAAAGTAACAGCAGAGTAAGCATAATCTCCTATTTATCTTTAGACATGTTCATGTTCTTTAATATAGGATTGTGCTGCCTCTGTGGTAAGCTTGTAGGTTAATTACATCACTCAGCTCATACTAGCAGTCTAAATCATTTCGGTGCTGATGTTGGGAGTTTGTATGAGATCATGTCTACATTGAAAATGTTGAAAGCAGATTAATGTTTTTCTATGATTTACAGTAAGATGTCAAAGTTTGTCCTTGTGCTTTTCTTTAGAGAGGAAGAATTAATGTACCTGGAGTTTATTGCTGATATAACAAATGAGCTTATACTACGAGGCATCTATTCTGACAGGTTGGTTatagtgggggtttttttttgttttgtttttttaataaatctTTTGGTTGTAAGTAGCTTTTCCCAGTTATGAACAGTGGTATTTTCTTATAGCGTACTGGAACGGGTGTTTGAGCGTCACATTGATATGAATAAACATCGATTAGCTGAAGTGAGTATTATTCAGTCACCTTATGTTACTTGAACATGATTGACAATATTTTAATTTTTACAGATCTTAGTCacaatatgggtctgtctcagaaactgggtactgtgggggtaccccattaaatatactcagtcaataaactatatggttttgaatggtgatgttggttttaatttgaaagaaataatacagataaaactaaatctttgatgtgaatattcagaatttggcaaaaattctgcacatttgtggaaaaatggcggtttgatctgggacatgataaatggttgactacatcgcattcccttaaaaaggttgtagtccactgaaaagtctacagttatcactaattgtattttaagttgtaactttatacacctaaggattggtgcgctcacagaataatcataaccgtaataaaacatcatgcaaaatatttgatcaccgttgtaactccattttccgcaaacccaaaaccaatacgatcgtgtgttttgatctaaatggaaagcctcagggtcaaggtcactacctcaccaaaagtagtaacttaaaatcactacgccatataaaaatctagttataaatctgcgattttgttttttaaaatgaaagctgaaagttaggtatagaatatgtttcttacagaatatgttacgatggtagctggtcttgtatgaatttctgagctataaaatgagttgtggtctattttttaccgtagcgtgttatttgtgtgcggggaaggacacacattaacaatttgcatgtgtagaatggaattttccactccagcagttagaagttgatcgtgcttccatttgcggtctttctgttgcgcgagtgatctgttcgaacgttatcactgaaaaggggagttttgacagttttattttgttttagtctagcagtataaggcaatagaatgtttttttgtttctttttcatcttactttcatatttcgtagtgtttgcgtatttttggccaatgttttgcaaccatggtcaatttagatcgaacttttgatagaatctacggccagtcattttgccccgcccccgcctacagtcgctgatgtcccgttgctcgcgcaccACAGCAGAGACCTGCAcagccttcagccggtacagtcgttgttcttttaccagcgccgttattctcatctttctggtgtgttcttgatttttccattgtgtcctatttcgccatatcaaatacccaaactgtatcatctcatctcattatctctagccgctttatcctgttctacagggtcgcaggcaagctggagcctatcccagctgactacgggcgaaaggcggggtacaccctggacaagtcgccaggtcatcacagggctgacacaaagacacagacaactattcacactcacattcacacctacggtcaatttagagtcaccagttaacctaacctgcatgtctttggactgtgcactgtaaaaaatgatttgttgttttaacttaaagttggtgcaagggttgccttaaaattttgagttcactgaaattaatatagtaagttcacaacaatttaacttactatgtgaattccagtgaactcaaaattttaaggcagcccttgcaccaacttttttttttttaagttaaaacaacaaatatttttttttacagtgtgggggaaaccggagcacccggaggaaacccacgcggacacagggagaacatgcaaactccgcacagaaaggccctcgccggccacggggctcgaacccagaccttcttgctgtgaggcgacagcgctaaccactacaccaccgtgctgccccaaaatgtatcatattattcatatttaagtgaataatcaattcagtcatcataacttggcatttttaacccaagcaatcaaaaagaggaaatttattcaataattttcactcatctgtgaaggaggggctttaattcttcatgatgtagttattttatatgtaaatcaattttacaaaagcatttgaattgtaatcaaaaaaaatttccacagtggaggccaggtaaagcaagatgctatctttattcttattaaacatgacaaaagaaacattaagtgttaggtaaatgcaaaaaaaatagtaaaattataaaaaaaaaaatttgaccataatgtcccaaataagagaccagtttctgagacggacccatatacagCATGGCAAACTGAATTAGCTCTGTTAGTGTTTTGTGCTTAATCTACTAGTTGTAATGCATATTTCAACTAGTAGTTTGTTCTGTAATTCTAATAGATCTAACCCAAAATTTTTCATCTCCAAACTTATCATCAGGACAAAATGCGCCACCTTCTGGAAGCACTGCAGAATGATTTGCAAAAGCCCCCTTTTTCTTCTATTACTGTTCTTGAGAGCAAGGAAAGAGACAGTTCTTTATTGCACAGATATAAGGATTCGAGCCTTCATCACGAGTTGGAAAATTTTGTGAAAGATGACACTAGCCTCTCTTTTACACCCTTAAGGAATAAGGACACGTGGGAATCTGATGTGGCCACTCCTAGATTAGATACCTCACCACTAAATGACAGCATTTTGGAGAATGCTAAATCTGTTAGACAGGAAGATAAAAAGGACTTCATGGACCTAGAACGAGATCGTGAAGAAGGAAATGTAATAACTCTGGGATGGGAAAACCATCAGCTCAGCAATGAAGACAGGCATCAGAGCTGTGCagataatgaggaccttgatgagCTTGGCAGAAACATGGCAGAATCCCTAAATGTGTCTGAGATTCACAGTTCACAAGAGGTCATTGAACAAGAGTCATCTGTGAAACTTAGTGATGATGAGTTTTGACGTACTGTATATCTATTCAGGCCAAATATTCGGTTGCCTTTCCAAAGGCAAATAACCACAATAAAGACACATTGCTGAGAGTTTATTTCAAGGTTTTGTGGTCTCAGGTGATACTGAAGATTATTTTTACacttaaagttaaaaaaaaaaaaaaaaacgcacaccCTGTCAGAATATAACCTcccattgcatttttttttccttccctaaCCAAAGCAACCACAATAAAGAGAAGGGACTGAATTTGCTGCAGATAAcgtaataaatacagtaaatagtttgCACTGAACAGTACAGTGAAGCTCTTTAGCATTTAAAGAGTGACATTTTAACATGTATTgacaatgaagtggtggtcatgaAATGCTAATCATTTGTTACTTGGTCTGTGGATACTGTAGCTTCAGTAATTGATTTACAAAAAAAACTAAGAGAAACTGGAGTTCATCTGAAATGTACATTTGGATTTGGTGTATTTTTTGCTTTTGTTGTGTGACGTAGGAGCCAAATAAGTGTTAATGACAGTAAAGCAGGTATTCACAAGGCTGAAATCTCACACTGTAGCAGATCTAAATATGTTTTAGAAATTAACCATTTGTTAGATTGTTAGAAGTAATAAAGAATTATTGAGCTTAGCATGGGCCACAGTAGGTCATGGAGAAATGAATGTTTCCATTCTTAAAGGCAAACATTTTCAAACTCTTGAGCAGATCAAGACCATGGCACAGATTTGTTTAGCACTAGCTACCGTACAGAGATTAGCCATGCTGCAGTCTGATGGAAAGATTTTTCAATGCAAATGCTCCATAGTcaattccatccatccagtatctatagccgcttatcctgtcctacaaggtcgcaggcaagctggagcctatcccagctgactacgggcgagaggcggggtaacaccctggacaagtcgccaggtcatcgcagggctgacacatagacacagacaaccattcacacctacggtcaatttagagacaccaattagcctaacctgcatgcctttggaatgtgggggaaacccatgcggacacgggaagatcatgcaaactccacacagaaaggccctcgctggccgctgggctcgaacccaggaccttcttgctgtgaggcaacagtgctaaccactacaccaccgtgccaacctaGTCAATTCCAGGTATATTTAATTAATTGTattaataattgttacatttattTGTGGTTAATAACAAGATTATCCTCAATCAACTTGTGCATGTCTCCCTTGTCCtgatgatgtgactgctgatgacagcagcaatttaaaTTCTAAAGTAACTGTTTGGATTCAACAAAATGCCTCAAAACGTTTTGTGATATTTGCCAGATTAAATTGGCTGTACTGAAGTCTTGAGAATGACGTTTAGTGTTTGACTTTTTTTAAACTATTGCaagggcgtagctgggggggtcccggggtgcccgtgacccccttTGTTGGacaatacattttttcaatagccgcataagaatattagaaaagcatccactgtaatttttcgaacacttttttttttttcttttaaactagattgtcacctcagcctcattagggtttctataaccttgtatggacttcctgtggtttgggcacaaaaacccagttctgcacaagcgcaacacgatcacactagaaagcatggtcaagctgccagtgtagctgcagtctttttagttgagaattacgagtatttcctcttgtgttaataattcaccatgttAAAACaggtgaaactttcctcctttcaacatgaagagaggtaagcattttattatatatttttttccatcaaagttgcattttgtggcttcgaagctaagttttagtgtgccgtttctagaacacaacatcaagaaaacatggaagaaacagcaataatgaaagagccggtttctaagctacctaaaactagcaatggtggttatttttttgttacatatttttcataATCGGGACTGGCAATGTTGAACATACACTATGGCAGAGCGATTGACATTGACATGATCGAAATGTAATGATCGTTGACATCTTTGCCATTTGTCATCCACGAcaccttttacttagaaacattttggctgatgagcagtaagacaacaagaatagagagatctATATTCTCTCTagactacagtattaaataggaatctattctctagattcctatttaatactgcagcaaaattaaccaggaataagtccactatagacacatgtagtatgtagtagcaagaattttcatgaatttttttttaatgacaaaattgagaatatccgacaaaaaattcaaactactaatttaaggtcagacaatgtaagggaccctgtagttaacaatataactgtatcagatcatcaattaggatgttttactcccctaaaagaaactgaattactttcattaatctctgcatcagggcggcacggtggtgtagtggttagcgctgtcgcctcagagcaagaaggtcctgggttcgagccccggggccggcgagggcctttctgtgtggagtttgcatgttctccccgtgtccgcgttggtttcctccgggtgctccggtttcccccacggtccaaagacatgcaggttaggttaactggtgactctaaattgaccataggtgtgagtgtgaatggttgtctgtgtctgtgtgtcggccctgtgatgacctggcgacttgtccggggtgtgccccgcctttcgcccgtggtcagctgggatgggctccagcttgcctgcgaccctgtagaaggata belongs to Neoarius graeffei isolate fNeoGra1 chromosome 11, fNeoGra1.pri, whole genome shotgun sequence and includes:
- the spata7 gene encoding spermatogenesis-associated protein 7, with protein sequence MRYLAVFPVMNGKRALCPGSANKLTNQRIIEDHMISHYKRLDLAKATVDTSVPKSMRCNVKYIDQKRREQIDISERTQSIRSLSQRSLRLDNITSCLSRNVRPSTRGAESTYFNSDESVMSSPRFSTSFHCKQVVFPSQMGARSQNCWPSSELSYRSPKSTSSSQEKFKSFQDPTQKTYSGDILLKHAHYFTQEKPFTPRTLKTDCKPSLANYRYYTSASRKGAEEKTPSKYFQPDTHCRSKQRSSTEQDSPQPCSVHHEWSDEESNVFGHYDTKNKFGGSDFFLSSSRVSPEGMKSPVMRKVTAEEEELMYLEFIADITNELILRGIYSDSVLERVFERHIDMNKHRLAEDKMRHLLEALQNDLQKPPFSSITVLESKERDSSLLHRYKDSSLHHELENFVKDDTSLSFTPLRNKDTWESDVATPRLDTSPLNDSILENAKSVRQEDKKDFMDLERDREEGNVITLGWENHQLSNEDRHQSCADNEDLDELGRNMAESLNVSEIHSSQEVIEQESSVKLSDDEF